A single Arcobacter sp. FWKO B DNA region contains:
- a CDS encoding thiamine-phosphate kinase, whose protein sequence is MNKEAFFIKQFVSATKHIGDDGAVVGKWVYSQDAFFENVHFKKEWMSLEQIATKAMLVNISDAIVMNAKPKYALLTVAIPKIYTQSDLISLARGFKKTAKKFGVEIIGGDTISNEKLDISVTIISKTKKPILRTGAKIGDLVAYTGELGSAKKDLDILLGGGNITKKSKFIKPKLNPEFFYEISPYISSALDISDGLFFELGRLSSANNIGFEFFESIDDEIGCSGEEYEVLFSFDVKHFKKIDKIAKKHKVDITVFAKAVDGSFECPCKEHHF, encoded by the coding sequence ATGAATAAAGAAGCTTTTTTTATAAAACAATTTGTAAGTGCTACAAAACATATCGGTGATGATGGTGCTGTTGTTGGCAAGTGGGTTTACTCTCAAGATGCCTTTTTTGAAAATGTACACTTCAAAAAAGAGTGGATGAGTTTAGAACAAATAGCCACTAAAGCAATGTTAGTAAATATAAGTGATGCAATTGTAATGAATGCAAAGCCTAAGTATGCACTATTGACTGTTGCCATACCAAAAATATATACACAAAGTGATTTGATATCTTTAGCAAGAGGGTTTAAAAAAACAGCCAAAAAATTTGGCGTAGAGATAATTGGTGGAGATACTATATCAAATGAAAAACTTGATATTTCTGTAACAATTATTTCAAAAACAAAAAAACCTATTTTGAGAACAGGTGCTAAGATTGGGGATCTTGTTGCATATACAGGAGAATTAGGAAGTGCAAAAAAAGATTTAGATATATTGCTTGGTGGTGGAAACATTACTAAAAAGTCAAAATTTATAAAACCAAAATTAAATCCAGAGTTTTTTTATGAAATATCACCTTATATATCAAGTGCTTTAGATATTTCTGATGGATTGTTTTTTGAGTTAGGTCGTTTAAGTAGTGCTAACAATATAGGATTTGAATTTTTTGAGAGTATAGATGATGAGATAGGATGTAGTGGTGAAGAGTATGAGGTGCTTTTTTCGTTTGATGTAAAGCATTTCAAAAAAATAGATAAAATAGCAAAAAAACATAAAGTTGATATAACAGTATTTGCTAAGGCAGTTGATGGAAGTTTTGAGTGCCCTTGTAAAGAGCACCATTTTTAA
- a CDS encoding succinate dehydrogenase/fumarate reductase iron-sulfur subunit — MSNTKKLTWKVFRFNKTTDYLPHYDTIEIEVSKDEVVLDVMNRIKWEHDGSFTYRRSCRHGICGSCAVKVNGKATLACKDNVFELVEIFGTTLTLEPQSLKRVYKDMVVDKADFWSKYDAVKPYLIADVEPHPTKENIVTIAQANQLDEADYCIQCGNCYYSCPAVQVNEDYLGPAALTKAWRFNSDVRDNAIDERLVIVNELGSGIWDCVKCFECAEACPKELSPISKITSLHLQSFEKGKAKNNVATRHAVGFKWSIMKHGILDEGELVRYSEGNIGVMKHIPEAIAMFKKGKIVMPWNMPKSKNLDEIKKLVKSTSSAKF, encoded by the coding sequence ATGAGTAATACAAAAAAATTAACTTGGAAAGTTTTTAGATTTAACAAAACAACTGACTATTTACCGCATTATGACACTATAGAAATAGAAGTAAGCAAAGATGAAGTAGTTCTTGATGTTATGAATAGAATCAAATGGGAACATGATGGAAGCTTTACATATAGAAGAAGTTGTCGTCATGGTATTTGTGGAAGTTGTGCTGTCAAAGTAAATGGTAAGGCAACACTAGCTTGTAAAGATAATGTATTTGAACTTGTAGAAATATTTGGAACTACATTGACACTAGAGCCTCAAAGTCTAAAAAGAGTATACAAAGACATGGTTGTAGACAAAGCTGATTTTTGGTCTAAATATGATGCAGTCAAACCATATCTTATAGCTGATGTTGAACCACATCCAACAAAAGAAAATATAGTAACAATAGCACAAGCAAATCAACTTGATGAGGCTGATTATTGTATTCAGTGTGGAAATTGCTACTATTCGTGTCCAGCTGTGCAAGTTAATGAAGATTATCTAGGACCTGCTGCACTTACAAAAGCATGGAGATTTAACTCTGATGTTAGAGATAATGCTATAGATGAAAGACTTGTAATTGTAAATGAGTTAGGTAGTGGTATTTGGGATTGTGTAAAATGTTTTGAATGTGCAGAGGCTTGTCCAAAAGAACTAAGCCCTATTAGCAAAATCACATCTCTTCACTTACAGTCTTTTGAAAAAGGTAAAGCTAAAAATAATGTAGCTACAAGACATGCTGTTGGATTTAAGTGGTCTATTATGAAGCATGGTATATTAGATGAGGGTGAGCTTGTAAGATACTCTGAAGGAAATATCGGTGTAATGAAACATATCCCTGAAGCTATAGCAATGTTTAAAAAAGGCAAAATAGTTATGCCTTGGAATATGCCAAAATCAAAAAATCTTGATGAGATTAAAAAACTTGTTAAATCTACATCTTCAGCGAAATTTTAG
- the tssE gene encoding type VI secretion system baseplate subunit TssE encodes MLYKGSLFEKITDCVEFKGLSKEEAMYKSIANNLSKIFSTNAGNAEIATDYGKPDLNNIELSQNESIEMIEKKAEICIRKYEPRLYNAKVGISRDKLQYNEMNIHIEGFLKIDKKSKKVTFKANLLSSGEIKVIPDDY; translated from the coding sequence TTGCTTTATAAGGGGAGTTTATTTGAAAAAATTACAGACTGTGTAGAGTTCAAAGGTTTAAGTAAAGAAGAAGCCATGTATAAGTCTATAGCAAATAATTTATCAAAAATATTTTCAACAAATGCAGGTAATGCAGAAATAGCGACAGACTATGGTAAACCAGACTTAAATAATATAGAACTAAGTCAAAATGAATCCATAGAAATGATAGAGAAAAAAGCAGAAATTTGCATCAGAAAGTACGAACCAAGACTATACAATGCAAAAGTTGGTATCAGTAGAGATAAACTTCAATATAATGAAATGAATATTCATATTGAGGGTTTTCTCAAGATAGACAAAAAAAGTAAAAAAGTGACTTTTAAAGCAAATTTACTAAGTAGTGGTGAAATAAAGGTGATACCAGATGACTATTAA
- a CDS encoding class II SORL domain-containing protein, producing MPKINRYVDIDTVEREAKKDFIDRHSAFVHCQNNAKKGEKFAVTIKVGEAYTHPDDFDHYIASVTLFDGETMLAKADFVAGALGNQKSQAEVTFNIIPMGNKLNLVAHAYCTKHGIWESDPVVVTVTE from the coding sequence ATGCCAAAAATAAATAGATATGTTGATATAGATACTGTTGAAAGAGAAGCTAAAAAAGACTTTATAGATAGACACTCTGCTTTTGTACACTGTCAAAACAATGCAAAAAAAGGTGAAAAATTTGCTGTAACTATAAAAGTTGGAGAAGCATATACTCATCCAGATGATTTTGATCACTATATTGCTAGTGTTACACTATTTGATGGTGAGACTATGCTAGCTAAAGCTGACTTTGTAGCTGGAGCTTTAGGCAACCAAAAATCTCAAGCTGAAGTTACTTTTAATATCATTCCAATGGGGAATAAATTAAACCTTGTAGCTCATGCATACTGTACAAAACATGGTATTTGGGAAAGTGATCCAGTAGTTGTTACTGTAACTGAATAA
- the tssF gene encoding type VI secretion system baseplate subunit TssF, protein MTINDYYMQEMDSLRTLGGEFANKNPGLAPYLSKEGQDPDVERLLEGFAFLTGRLRQQLDEELPEVAHTLTQLMWPNYIRPVPSYCIIAYEPLSDGNIFQKVPKDTHVCGETNENKITCKFRTCFNTDIHPIEVTKSNYYVIGNKSQLEINFSFLSNLTLDKLNLNSLRIYLNGSRFVSQELYLYFMEYVDKIEIELLNNNNDLVNSINLPNKSISPLGFGIDERMVPYPDNVFEGYIALQEYFSFEHKYLFFNINNLSILKSLDENTLNNTSKLRIKFYFNKKLASTQAIKKDIFMLHCTPAINLFEANAVPIRKNNYQEEYLLIASEYERSDAEVFCVESARGWKADKNTYENFLPFESFNYNDYEEYYSVRIKLSDDGERTQSYIRFSSSDGIFESFDNKHATVSVKLLCTNSNLPTKLPLGSINIPDSHSPTSHLKFTNITIPTSSYPPPIGKDFLWRMISNMSLNYLSLTDIKTLITILSTYDFLGAHDLKIKKKNTLMFKGLVSIQHSKTEMIYEGFPIRGIKTFLEIDVSKFTNIGEAYLLCCVLNEFFALYCNINSFHKLEVKMIDYDIFQWPPRIGYQQVI, encoded by the coding sequence ATGACTATTAATGATTATTATATGCAAGAAATGGACTCACTTAGAACTTTAGGTGGTGAGTTTGCAAACAAAAACCCAGGTCTTGCACCTTATCTTTCAAAAGAAGGTCAAGATCCAGATGTAGAAAGATTACTTGAGGGATTTGCATTTTTAACTGGTAGACTAAGGCAACAACTAGATGAAGAACTTCCCGAAGTTGCACATACGCTGACACAACTAATGTGGCCAAACTACATAAGACCTGTTCCTTCTTATTGCATTATTGCTTATGAGCCTTTGAGTGATGGGAATATTTTTCAAAAAGTACCAAAAGACACTCATGTATGTGGTGAAACAAATGAAAATAAAATAACTTGTAAATTTAGAACTTGTTTTAATACAGATATACACCCCATAGAAGTAACAAAAAGCAACTATTATGTTATTGGTAACAAGAGTCAATTAGAAATTAATTTTTCATTTTTATCAAATCTAACATTAGATAAATTAAATTTAAATTCATTAAGAATCTACTTAAATGGATCAAGATTTGTTTCACAAGAACTGTATTTGTATTTTATGGAATATGTAGATAAAATCGAAATCGAACTATTAAATAACAACAATGATCTTGTAAACTCAATAAATCTACCAAATAAATCAATAAGCCCATTAGGATTTGGTATAGACGAGAGAATGGTACCATATCCTGATAATGTTTTTGAGGGCTATATTGCTCTTCAAGAATACTTTTCTTTTGAGCATAAATATTTATTTTTCAATATAAATAATTTATCAATACTAAAATCATTAGATGAAAACACATTAAATAATACTAGTAAATTGAGGATTAAATTTTATTTCAATAAAAAACTAGCATCAACACAAGCTATCAAAAAAGATATTTTTATGTTACATTGCACGCCTGCTATCAATCTTTTTGAAGCAAATGCCGTACCAATCAGAAAAAACAACTATCAAGAAGAATATCTCCTAATAGCATCTGAATATGAAAGAAGTGATGCTGAAGTGTTTTGTGTTGAGAGTGCAAGAGGATGGAAAGCAGACAAAAATACATATGAAAACTTTTTACCATTTGAATCTTTTAACTATAACGACTATGAAGAGTATTACTCTGTTAGAATCAAACTATCTGATGATGGAGAAAGAACTCAAAGTTATATAAGATTTTCTTCTTCTGATGGAATTTTTGAATCATTTGATAACAAACACGCTACCGTATCAGTAAAACTTTTATGCACCAATAGTAATCTGCCTACAAAACTGCCTCTAGGTAGCATAAATATTCCAGATTCTCATTCGCCAACATCGCATTTGAAATTTACAAATATAACCATACCAACATCTAGCTATCCTCCACCTATAGGAAAAGATTTTTTGTGGAGAATGATTTCAAATATGTCCCTCAATTATTTATCGCTTACTGATATTAAAACATTGATTACAATACTTAGTACATATGATTTTTTGGGTGCACACGATTTAAAAATCAAAAAAAAGAATACATTAATGTTCAAAGGTTTAGTTTCAATCCAACATTCAAAAACTGAAATGATTTATGAAGGTTTTCCCATAAGAGGAATAAAAACTTTTTTAGAAATAGATGTTAGTAAATTTACAAATATTGGTGAAGCATATTTATTATGCTGTGTATTAAATGAGTTTTTTGCACTATATTGCAACATCAACTCTTTTCATAAACTTGAAGTAAAAATGATTGACTATGATATTTTCCAATGGCCTCCTAGAATAGGCTATCAACAAGTGATTTAA
- the sdhA gene encoding succinate dehydrogenase flavoprotein subunit has product MGLPIHKYDVVIVGAGLAGCAAAKEIKESGLSVCVLTKLHPLRSHSGAAQGGINAALNPEDSTDLHVFDTVKGSDYLGDQDAITLMCEKAPETIRWAERMGAAFSRSDKGEIAQRPFGGQSKPRACYAKDRTGITLLQTIYEQAHRLGVTFLDEWYVADMIYDGGKVSGVIAYDITNSKPAIFNAKAVMFATGGYGRAFKINSNAHANTGDALSIVARHGLPLEDMEFVQFHPTGIAGNGVLISEAARGEGGRLYNSLGERFMEKYAPNKLELASRDVVSRAITQEILEGRGCGANKDHVMIDLTHLGKDLIMERLPELRDLAITFLGQDMIKEPISIAATAHYSMGGIPVDINGHVRKNNTELVEGFYAAGECACVSVHGANRLGANSVLEALFFGRHVGENIANDVKNGISFKQAKADDAQNALNELKAIKENNGNVKVPELRTKLQESMTNNAGVFRTKESLIEQKEIIKSLKEEFKNIRIDDKSDVYNTDLQEAVELGHMLDFSAFIVEGALARNESRGAHFRNDYPSRDDEKYLKHTMAYMKKDGSIDIEYMDVVLGKYEPVERTY; this is encoded by the coding sequence ATGGGTCTTCCTATACATAAATATGATGTCGTTATAGTTGGAGCTGGACTAGCTGGATGTGCAGCTGCAAAAGAGATCAAAGAATCTGGACTTAGTGTATGTGTACTTACAAAACTACACCCACTAAGAAGCCACTCAGGAGCTGCCCAAGGTGGTATTAATGCAGCACTTAATCCAGAAGATAGTACGGATTTGCATGTTTTTGATACAGTAAAAGGTAGTGATTATTTAGGTGATCAAGATGCTATCACTTTAATGTGCGAAAAAGCACCAGAAACTATAAGATGGGCTGAGAGAATGGGAGCTGCTTTTAGTAGAAGCGATAAGGGAGAAATAGCTCAAAGACCTTTTGGTGGACAAAGTAAGCCAAGAGCATGCTATGCAAAAGATAGAACAGGTATCACACTTCTTCAAACAATATATGAACAAGCACATAGACTTGGCGTAACTTTTTTAGATGAGTGGTATGTAGCTGATATGATTTATGATGGTGGCAAAGTTAGTGGTGTAATAGCATATGACATAACTAACTCAAAACCAGCTATATTTAATGCAAAAGCAGTAATGTTTGCAACTGGTGGATACGGAAGAGCATTTAAAATCAACTCAAATGCACATGCAAATACTGGTGATGCACTCTCTATTGTAGCTAGACATGGTCTACCACTAGAAGATATGGAGTTTGTTCAATTCCACCCAACAGGAATAGCAGGAAACGGTGTACTTATATCTGAAGCTGCAAGGGGTGAAGGTGGAAGGCTATACAATAGCCTTGGTGAGAGATTTATGGAGAAATATGCTCCAAATAAACTAGAACTAGCTTCAAGAGATGTTGTAAGCCGTGCTATCACTCAAGAAATCCTTGAAGGAAGAGGCTGTGGTGCAAATAAAGATCATGTTATGATAGACCTTACCCATCTTGGAAAAGATTTGATTATGGAAAGGTTGCCAGAACTTCGTGATTTGGCTATCACATTTTTAGGTCAAGATATGATAAAAGAACCTATTAGTATAGCTGCAACTGCTCATTATTCTATGGGTGGTATCCCTGTTGATATCAATGGTCATGTAAGAAAAAACAATACTGAACTTGTAGAAGGTTTTTATGCAGCTGGAGAGTGTGCTTGCGTAAGTGTACACGGTGCAAATAGACTTGGGGCAAACTCAGTTCTTGAGGCACTATTCTTTGGAAGACATGTTGGAGAAAATATTGCAAATGATGTAAAAAATGGAATATCATTTAAACAAGCAAAAGCTGACGATGCACAAAATGCACTCAATGAACTAAAAGCAATAAAAGAAAATAATGGTAATGTAAAAGTACCAGAGCTTAGAACTAAATTACAAGAGAGTATGACAAATAATGCTGGTGTATTTAGAACAAAAGAGTCTTTAATAGAGCAAAAAGAGATTATTAAATCTTTAAAAGAAGAATTTAAAAATATTAGAATAGATGATAAATCTGATGTTTACAATACAGATTTACAAGAAGCTGTAGAACTTGGTCATATGTTAGACTTTAGTGCATTTATAGTAGAAGGTGCACTAGCTAGAAATGAGAGTCGTGGAGCACATTTTAGAAATGATTATCCATCAAGAGATGATGAAAAATATCTAAAACACACTATGGCATATATGAAAAAAGATGGTTCAATAGATATTGAATATATGGATGTTGTACTTGGCAAATACGAACCAGTTGAAAGAACATATTAA
- the truD gene encoding tRNA pseudouridine(13) synthase TruD: protein MENQYYLNHSKIDVYFRQSIDDFVVTEVPLYEFSGDGEHLVLCVRKKDMSTWDMLEIISNTIGCKTRDIGYAGLKDKNAMTVQYISMHKNFEEKLSLLNHPNIKILSTTYHNNKIKIGHLKGNKFFIRFKKVFQNDANKIQNILAEISKYGIANYFGFQRFGVEQNNYKLGLEILQGIRKERNMKLKQMYINAYQSHLFNEWLSKRIEISKYISSFTPAEAASLTGLDIKTIKELKAQPHPFKVLDGELMSHYPYGKIFIADDLKSESDKFFAKDRVPTGLLVGKKVKLSERDAAIYEQKIIDFIPAIDGARRFAWVFVEDLESNYKEDKKWFEMSFFLPKGSYATEVIREILHQ from the coding sequence TTGGAAAATCAGTATTATTTAAATCATAGTAAAATAGATGTATATTTTAGACAAAGCATAGATGACTTTGTGGTGACTGAAGTGCCACTTTATGAGTTTAGTGGGGATGGGGAACATTTGGTTCTTTGTGTGCGAAAAAAAGATATGTCTACATGGGATATGCTTGAAATAATAAGTAATACAATAGGATGTAAAACAAGAGATATAGGGTACGCGGGATTAAAAGATAAAAATGCTATGACAGTGCAATATATCTCTATGCACAAAAATTTTGAAGAAAAACTATCACTTTTAAATCACCCTAATATCAAAATACTGAGCACTACTTATCATAATAATAAGATAAAAATAGGACATTTAAAGGGAAATAAGTTTTTTATTAGATTTAAAAAAGTTTTTCAAAATGATGCAAACAAAATACAAAATATCCTTGCTGAGATATCAAAATATGGTATTGCTAACTATTTTGGTTTTCAAAGATTTGGTGTAGAACAAAATAACTATAAGCTTGGACTTGAAATACTTCAAGGTATTAGAAAAGAGCGAAATATGAAACTTAAGCAAATGTATATAAATGCTTATCAGAGTCACCTTTTCAATGAATGGCTTTCAAAAAGGATAGAAATTAGTAAATATATATCATCTTTTACACCTGCTGAAGCAGCAAGTTTGACTGGACTTGATATAAAAACTATAAAAGAACTAAAAGCTCAACCACACCCTTTTAAGGTACTTGATGGTGAGCTTATGAGTCATTATCCTTATGGAAAAATATTTATTGCAGATGATTTAAAAAGTGAATCAGATAAGTTTTTTGCAAAAGACAGAGTCCCTACAGGGCTTTTGGTGGGTAAAAAAGTAAAACTTAGTGAGAGGGATGCTGCAATTTATGAGCAAAAAATAATCGATTTTATCCCTGCTATTGATGGTGCAAGAAGATTTGCATGGGTTTTTGTAGAAGATTTAGAATCAAACTATAAAGAAGATAAAAAATGGTTTGAAATGAGCTTTTTCCTACCAAAAGGGTCGTATGCGACAGAGGTCATAAGAGAAATACTCCACCAATAA
- a CDS encoding CoB--CoM heterodisulfide reductase iron-sulfur subunit B family protein, giving the protein MEKLRYALYTGCTARESTPELLKSTMAIANKLGIELVLLDEASCCGASHLQDFDDMLSLVLNARNICYAEKLGLNMVTICNTCQLNTSLTKERLDNDPELKAKVNEKLSEVGLEYKGTSEVKHFLYALQDDYGYDKIASQVTKPLTGVNVAAFYGCHNIRPSHLQNHSNGGENSYVPKSIDDLAVALGANSVDYGSSNKCCGFHVELQNPKTANKLSGIAMLDAIDNNADIMVTPCPLCHLRMDVQQHNISKEMGREVNIPVLHLPQMVGLALGLSEKELGLNHNVTPIQ; this is encoded by the coding sequence ATGGAAAAATTAAGATATGCACTTTATACAGGATGTACTGCAAGAGAGAGTACTCCAGAACTTCTAAAATCTACTATGGCAATAGCAAATAAGCTAGGAATTGAGCTTGTACTACTTGATGAAGCAAGTTGCTGTGGAGCTAGTCACTTGCAAGATTTTGATGATATGTTATCTTTAGTTTTAAATGCTAGAAATATTTGCTATGCTGAAAAACTAGGGCTTAATATGGTAACTATTTGTAATACTTGTCAATTAAACACAAGCCTTACTAAAGAAAGACTTGATAACGACCCAGAACTAAAAGCAAAAGTAAATGAAAAACTTTCTGAAGTTGGCTTGGAGTACAAAGGTACAAGCGAAGTAAAACATTTCTTGTATGCATTACAAGATGACTATGGATATGATAAAATTGCTTCTCAGGTTACAAAACCTCTCACTGGCGTAAATGTAGCAGCATTTTATGGATGTCACAACATCAGACCAAGCCATTTACAAAATCACTCAAATGGTGGAGAAAATTCATATGTTCCAAAATCAATAGATGATTTGGCTGTTGCACTTGGTGCAAATAGTGTGGATTATGGTTCAAGCAACAAATGTTGTGGTTTCCATGTGGAACTTCAAAATCCAAAAACTGCCAATAAATTATCAGGTATTGCAATGCTTGATGCTATTGATAACAATGCAGATATAATGGTAACACCTTGTCCATTATGTCACTTAAGAATGGATGTACAACAACATAATATCTCTAAAGAGATGGGTAGAGAAGTAAATATTCCAGTTCTACACTTACCACAAATGGTAGGACTTGCTCTTGGACTAAGTGAAAAAGAACTAGGACTTAATCATAATGTAACTCCAATACAATAG
- the tssG gene encoding type VI secretion system baseplate subunit TssG, which yields MIYHIDTINQKLSTIKHKISLAQAVRISLFYLKNIYPKLKVDELYRKILFKSNTSLSFQKSELADIQFITQQENQVYAVFTVNFLSLFGSSSPLPAHYSETVLRDTDENGNLRDFMNIFNHNLQKFIYPIWQKHRYSVVYQKDFKDYFSKYVISIIGLYSEHQAHKTNLDMNKIAPYIGLLSMKQKSSGMLKAILKHYLNHKDIDIKQCQISNIEIPSWQYCSLGQQNCVLGTSTIIGTNAKSRNMKFSIELKNSHWDNLREYSIYGEKLNQLNELVNFILKEPLVYDLIINVPQKNIINSKLSDERCAYLGINSVIGESTSNLQIAFA from the coding sequence ATGATATATCATATAGACACTATTAACCAAAAACTATCAACCATAAAACACAAAATATCTCTTGCACAAGCTGTAAGGATTTCATTATTTTATTTAAAAAATATTTATCCGAAACTAAAAGTAGATGAACTGTACAGAAAAATATTATTTAAGTCAAATACTAGTTTATCTTTTCAAAAATCAGAACTTGCTGATATACAATTTATCACTCAACAAGAAAATCAAGTTTATGCCGTTTTTACTGTAAATTTTTTATCACTATTTGGTAGCTCTTCTCCGCTCCCAGCACATTACAGCGAAACAGTTTTAAGAGATACTGATGAAAATGGGAATTTAAGAGATTTTATGAATATATTTAATCATAATTTACAAAAATTTATTTATCCCATATGGCAAAAACACAGATATTCTGTAGTTTATCAAAAAGATTTCAAAGACTACTTCTCAAAATATGTGATTTCTATTATTGGTTTATATAGTGAACATCAAGCACACAAAACAAACTTGGATATGAACAAAATTGCTCCTTATATTGGGCTACTTTCAATGAAACAAAAATCTTCTGGAATGCTTAAAGCTATACTAAAACATTATCTTAATCATAAAGATATAGATATCAAACAATGCCAAATAAGCAACATAGAAATTCCATCTTGGCAATATTGTTCATTGGGTCAACAAAACTGTGTCTTAGGTACAAGTACAATCATAGGAACCAATGCAAAAAGTAGAAATATGAAATTTTCTATAGAACTCAAAAACTCACATTGGGATAATCTTAGAGAATATAGCATATATGGTGAAAAACTCAACCAATTGAATGAGTTGGTTAATTTTATTCTAAAAGAGCCATTGGTTTATGATTTGATAATAAATGTCCCACAAAAAAATATTATCAATTCTAAACTATCAGACGAAAGATGTGCCTATCTTGGAATCAACTCTGTCATAGGTGAATCAACAAGCAATCTACAGATTGCTTTTGCATAA